The Daphnia carinata strain CSIRO-1 chromosome 9, CSIRO_AGI_Dcar_HiC_V3, whole genome shotgun sequence nucleotide sequence TTAGTGGATCCCAATTACAACAAAACACCTGTTTTCGATGAAAACACCATTCGCACTTATCCGTATCCTTTCGGAGAAATGGCTCGCGAAGTTCTTGATCTGCCCCACCCCTGAAAATTCTATTGAAACAAACGAAGATCTAAACGCTAAGAGCAATTCGACAAACTTCCTGCTTGAAAAAATACAGAGCCTCATTAGTGTTTGCAAATGGTCTTCAACATTCCATGAATTTTTTGCTTAGTTGTTCAAATTCGCATCTGGATGACGGAAAGGAGCGGTTAATAGGGTCGTCCATTTTTATCTTCCCTACCTTTCCTCCACAAATTTCTGAAGGGAAGAGTAACCatcaattttcgttttcttacatCTCCCCCTTTTGTTTCCACGTGCCCTACCTTACCTAGCCCCTTGCATTCTTCCTTTGAATCAGTTGACCTCAGACCACTCAAAGTGTTCAGGTGTGCTGCCATTGTGTCGCGTGATGCAATTAAGTTTGTGCTGTAATGCTTTTTACCGATGCATTTCTGACCCAATGCTTATCGCTTCAACGTTTTTGATTAGCGTGTTTTGCTGGAGTTCAcattgaaattaaaacaagCGAGAGGAATGCCATCGAGATGGTACTCCAGCTCCAGCAAATGGATTGGTACACGTTTACGAACATCAGCCCTTCCCTGAATATCACGATAGGTTTGAAACACGAAAACAATGGACGTTGGTACCCAGACGTCAGAGTTTTCGTAACAGGGAAAGCAGACGTTTAACGTGCGTGTGGCAACGCAGTTGAACAGAACATCTGCCAGCAAAGTAGATACCTGGGACGTCACCAACAGACGTCTGAACTTGGTTTTGAAACGTGCAACTAAGTTGGTAGTCACGATTAACACTGTGTACACCGTAGACGGTATTGTTGAGCCAATTTGTTGAACAAAACAATAGCAAAAATTATGTGCCGTTTTCCTCGCCGATTGTCCTATTCAGCCCTGATTGTTGGTGCCATCTTTGGGTTTCTCGGCTTCTCGGTCATCAATAAATTGTCATTCAACCTGTAACACGTTTTCGataattcaaacatttttatttcccccccttttttttaaacgttatgCATACAGGTACTTTGTAAGTGAAGCTGAGTTTATGGATACTTATACCTTTACCGATGGATTCGACAATGCAACTGGTGTCGATCATTTCATCGTGCCGAACATCATCCATTTTATCCGCTTCAAGAATTTCGAGCTCAAATTTATGGACTATGTGGTAGTCCTAGCGGCGATGCGCAACCACAGGCCCGACAAATTCTATTTCCACACGGACATAAAAGACGCTAAATGCGAAGGCAAGTATTGGGAATGGGTGAAAAAGGATCAAGATTTGTGGTCACGTATTGAAATCAAGTACCTGGAAGTGCCAACGGAAATCTTTGGGCAGCAACTCAGCGACGGTTGGAGGTTATGGCACGGCAGTGACATATCGCGTATAcgtattattaaaaaatacgGTGGCATCTACTTGGATAACGATTGTTTCGTTCTCAAATCACTGGACAAGTATCGCAAATTCGAATGTACCGTCAACTGGGACGAAGACAAAATTCTCGGCAATCAAGTCATCATTGCGAATAAGAACGCTCGCATTCTACCACTATGGCTAGACACTTACAAAGTGTATCGTTCGGACGAATGgtaaattcctttttatttttatccttGTCTAACGCATCGGCATAATGAAATGGATTGCAAAGGTATTACAACGGAGGAGAGCGACCCACCGTGGAAATTTTGCATCCTCGTCCAGAAATAATTCACCGCACGAAAGGCGAATTCGGAACTGGCGACGGCTTGTCAACCAATCTCTATTTGAAACCCGATTTCGCATGACGTCATTTAGACATGATTCATTTGCTCATCGGGCAACGCATTTTCTGTGAGTACCATTCTGCTGTTGACGTCGTTCTAGTCTGATGGGTCGATCGCAACATTTATAGGGGATCCCAATTACAACGCGACGCCCGTTTTCAAGTGAGtccatcattcttttttctttctttattgcCATAgtaaggttaggttaggttaggtttgCTTGCCCTTTTGAATGAGATTGACGTCACTGACACCAATTCAATCTAAGAAATGTGAGCATTTGTAGATTACGTACTGTTGAAAACGGAGATGCGAAATCGCTTAGCGGCTGTTTAGACATCAATACGGGAGAGCGCTGGAAAATCCGTTACCTAATGAGACGAAAGGACAAGGCAACTCACGTTTTAATAcggtaatttttcttttacccagtTGAAATACCTCAATGTGTTCCCACGGCAACCTTATCAAATCACGACGAACAACGAGACAAATATAAAAACCATTAACACTGTCACCTTGGAGAGTTTTTATCATGGCAGGGAGTCAACAGAGATAAATACACTTGTGTCGGCAAACCCACTGCAAACACGGTATGGTAGGACCAATGTCTTTCAGTTTTAGGTGTAAAACacagcggaaaaaaaatgtgccgTTTACTTCGTCGATTGTTCTTACTATCATTGATGATTGGCGTAATGATTAGCTTGTTCACCTTCTTAGTCGTCGATGTGCAGCCGTTTAAACTGTAACACGTCTTCGATGATTCACATTATTGTCGGTTTTTAATGATCTATTATTATCTAGGTCTTCTCTGAGATACAAGAGTGAACAAGAGTTCATGGACACTTATGCGTTTTTCGATAATTTCAACAATGCAACTGGTGTCGATCATTTCATCGTGCCAAACATCATCCATTTTATTCGCTTCAAGAATTTCCAGCTGGGCTTCGTCGATTACGTGGTACTCAAAGCTGCGATGCGTAATCACAGGCCGGATAAATTCTATTACCATACGGATGTAAAAGACGCTAAATGCGAAGGTAAGTATTGGGAATGGGTGAAAAAGGATGAAGCGTTGTGGTCTCGAATCGAAGTCAAGTACGTCGAGTTGCCAACGCAAGTCTTTGGACAAAAGTTGAGCGAAGGTTGGGGTTTATTCCACGGCAGCGATATAACACGATTACGTATTCTGCAAAAGTACGGAGGCATCTATTTGGATAATGATTGTTACGTTATCCAATCACTGGACAAGTATCGCAAATTCGAATGCACCGTCAACTGGGatgaaaatcaatttcttgGCAATCAAGTCATCATTGCAAATAAGAATGCTCGTGTCTTGCCATTATGGCTAGACACTTATAAGGAATATCATTCGGACAGATGGTAAACTCATTGCTATCATTTCTCACCTATAAACGCCTCAGATTCATATAATTGATTGCAAAGGTATTACAACGGTGGAGAGCGACCCACAGTGGAAGTTTTGTATCGTCATCCAGAATTAGTTCATCGCGTGAAAGGCAATTTCGGAGCAGACACTGGTGTATCGGTCGGTGTCTATAAGAATCCACAAATGGATTGGCGTCGTTTGGATATCATCCATTTGCTCATGGGACATCGTTCTTATAGTGAGTAGGCctatatcatttttttctttattcaatgTGTAATAACTGATTCTATACAAAATTTAGTGGACCCTAATTTCAACAAAACCCCTGTTTTCGACGAAAACATTATCCGCACTTATCCCTATCCTTTCGGAGAAATGGCCCGCGAAGTTCTCGATCTGCCCCCACCCCCATCCAAATAGCTAAACCAAAAGGGAAAGAATCTAAACGTGTTACTGCGACGTaagacattcttcttttttctttaccgaTATCCAAAGGGAAGGGTGAGCGAAaggaaacacatttttcttttcattaccatcacccttttttttttgcccacaCGTGTCGTAGCTTACCTATCCCGTTGCACCTGTACAGCCAAATTCTTCCTTTCATGTTTCATTCTGTCGACAGTGCTTGAGTGGGTGTGAGGTCAGATCAACTGTGCTGATATTGTGCAACCTTCAGAGTAGTACCACTATTTAATATGCAAGTTacagtgttttctttttttgtctggttaccctttttcattttcctgcatggtttcacaaaaaaaactcacttgttatattaaatttattttcagcTACAtcaggttaaaaaaaaaagttttacaatttcattgttttttataAAACATGTTAGAGCAGACTATTGGATATACTGTCAACGTTGAATTGCTGCATAATGACGTAGTGTttaaaatataagaaaatgaGTTGTTAAAAGTTAAAACCAATGCGTTCTTGTTTGGCACTCGCAGTGTAAGTGGTTTGTCAGCGAAATTTCTCGTTTAACTTCATTGCCATTAAGGAACTCGTGGAAGGTGAACGTCACCTTTTCCTCCTTGGTCGGCGTGTAGAAATGGTCCTTGGTGCAGCATCCGATGGAATTGTCGCATCGCTGCACGATGGCTGCGTGAGGCAGGTAAATAGCCGCTGAATTGTAATCAGCATATTCATCTtctatttaaaagaaatgccaTCGTTTTCTACAggtgttgttgaattttttgccACTAGGTTATTAACTTACCCAGGTACGCGATTCGCGATTGAGGCACGGTGCAATTCATTTCGttgtaaaattctttttcaaatggaGTTGTGATCGCTCCCTGGACGTTGAATCCATCGACGATCAAGAAGACAATCAACGTGATCCAACACCTGGCGAAAGAGGTGGACATATTGCTAAACAGGAAGACCAGATCAGGTGTTAGTGACTGACTGAGGTGAGTGTGAATACGTGCGCTTTTAAAATGTTGATGTTCAATTGGATGGTAGCTGGAAGCTACAATGTTTGTAGACTAGACATTCAAAAGCAACAACAGGTTCTTCACTATACGCAAATGGCTTGTCATCGAGCCAGTTACGGGCGTGGCAATCGCGGTATGTTGGAAGAAACTGAATCATAACCACCAAGGTCGCCTTCTTACCAATGGtctcttatttttctcctATTTATTTGAGTTAATTCAGTTATAAACGACgagtttttttagtttaaggtTTGCAAAGACTTTGCCCTTTTCCATCATCCATAGTTTTTACTGGCCGAACAAAAGCTTCGAGTGTTTACGCCGGATGACGTCTACGATTGTAGAATGTTAAATGTTATGGTAATGTATGTTACGTTCTATATTTCGATGTAAAGGCCTTGAAGAGATTTTTAAAAGACATGAGATTTTGTAACCTTAATTTGATTTATTCCATCATTTACATAGTTCTACTCTGGCACACGGCCATTTTCTTGACCATA carries:
- the LOC130697863 gene encoding uncharacterized protein LOC130697863; this translates as MCRLLRRLFLLSLMIGVMISLFTFLVVDVQPFKLSSLRYKSEQEFMDTYAFFDNFNNATGVDHFIVPNIIHFIRFKNFQLGFVDYVVLKAAMRNHRPDKFYYHTDVKDAKCEGKYWEWVKKDEALWSRIEVKYVELPTQVFGQKLSEGWGLFHGSDITRLRILQKYGGIYLDNDCYVIQSLDKYRKFECTVNWDENQFLGNQVIIANKNARVLPLWLDTYKEYHSDRWYYNGGERPTVEVLYRHPELVHRVKGNFGADTGVSVGVYKNPQMDWRRLDIIHLLMGHRSYMDPNFNKTPVFDENIIRTYPYPFGEMAREVLDLPPPPSK
- the LOC130697877 gene encoding uncharacterized protein LOC130697877; this encodes MSTSFARCWITLIVFLIVDGFNVQGAITTPFEKEFYNEMNCTVPQSRIAYLEDEYADYNSAAIYLPHAAIVQRCDNSIGCCTKDHFYTPTKEEKVTFTFHEFLNGNEVKREISLTNHLHCECQTRTHWF